CCCGCGCGCGGCGACCCGACCCGAGCCGCCCGACCCGGACGGCCTGGTCGCCGCCGACCCCGGGCCGGCCACCCTCAGCCGACGCGGCGCCGTCGGCCTTGTCGGCGGCGGTGCGCTGCTGCTGGGTGCGCTGACCATCGGGCAGAGCCTGGACGGCCCGCTGCGCCACACCGCGCTGCTGCTGCCCCGGGGACGGCAGCCCGGCCCCGGACCGAACGGCTTCCCGGTCAACCGCACCGTCGCGGCCGCCGGCGTACGCCCCGAGCAGACCGGCGTCGGCTGGCGGCTGACCCTGCGCGGCGGCGGCCGGACGGTGACCCTGGACCGGCCCGGACTGCTGGCCATGGCCCAGCACACCGCCGCGCTGCCGATCGCCTGCGTGGAGGGCTGGTCGACCCGGCAGACCTGGACCGGCGTGCGGCTACGTGACCTGGCCGCGCTCGCCGGGGTGGCCGACCCGGCCAGCGCGCGGGTGTCGTCGCTGGAGCAGGCCGGGCTGTTCCGGACGGCGGTGCTCGCCGCCAACCAGGTCGTCGATCCGGATTCGCTGCTCGCCCTGCGGGTCAACGGCGTCGACCTCTCCCCCGACCACGGCTATCCGGCCCGGGTCATCGTGCCGGCCCTGCCCGGAGTGCACTGCACGAAGTGGGTCGCCGAGATCGACTTTCAGGGTCGGGCCGATGGCTGACCGGTTGCGCGCCGGCTACGGCGCCGCGCCCTGGCATCTCGTCGTGGTGACGGCCGCCATCGTGCTCGCCGGCTGGGTGGCGCTGCGGCTGGCGGGGGAGGCGACGTTCGGTCGGATGCTGCTCTGGTTCGTCGGGGCCGCCATCGCCCACGACCTGGTGCTCTTCCCGGTGTACGCGAGTGCCGACCGCGTGCTGCGCGCGCTGGTGCGCGGACGGGTGGCCCTGCTCAACCACCTGCGGGTCCCCGCGCTCGGCAGCGCCCTGCTGTTCCTGGTCTACTCCCCCGGCATTCTCCGCCTGGGCGAGACCACCCACCTCGCGGCGACCGGCCAGGACCAGCGGCCCTACCTGATGCGCTGGCTCCTGCTCAGCGCGGCGCTGTTCCTGGCCAGCGGCGTGACGTACCTCCTGCGCCGTCGTCAGGTTTCGGTGCAGCGGTCGGACAGCGCGTAACGGAGGAGCACCACGTCGCCGATCTGGCGGGCCTCGGCCAGCCGGGCGCGACGGCCCGGGTGCCACGGGAAGTTTCCCTCGCCGACGAACCGGG
The nucleotide sequence above comes from Micromonospora luteifusca. Encoded proteins:
- a CDS encoding molybdopterin-dependent oxidoreductase, with amino-acid sequence MSPSRSGRRDSAWRPPGADAVERSWRSPLRGPRLTAVYGSVLLIALPLVIITGLLDYAAYGPRFDQAFPTNVGWLRLPTFDWPTRPSWLFRVTQGLHVTLGIVLIPVVLGKLWSVIPKLFAWPPVRSPAQALERLTLLLLVGGILFQIATGLLNIQYAYLFGFDFYTAHFFGAWVFTGAFVAHVVIKLPRLVTALRSRPLGAELRTPRAATRPEPPDPDGLVAADPGPATLSRRGAVGLVGGGALLLGALTIGQSLDGPLRHTALLLPRGRQPGPGPNGFPVNRTVAAAGVRPEQTGVGWRLTLRGGGRTVTLDRPGLLAMAQHTAALPIACVEGWSTRQTWTGVRLRDLAALAGVADPASARVSSLEQAGLFRTAVLAANQVVDPDSLLALRVNGVDLSPDHGYPARVIVPALPGVHCTKWVAEIDFQGRADG